From the genome of candidate division Zixibacteria bacterium HGW-Zixibacteria-1, one region includes:
- a CDS encoding tRNA 2-thiouridine(34) synthase MnmA, which produces MTGKVLVAVSGGVDSSTAMMLLKEEGYDVVAAHMKLWDYGEVGGESRRDGRCCSLESINDLRSICTARGIPFYVLNFVDRFREIVIGNFVSEYRAGRTPNPCILCNTHLKWEGLLNKALQLGCDYIATGHYAQVVFDKEYSRYVIKRGVDDSRDQSYALWGLTQAALARTLFPLGKYRKSEVREMAARLDLKNAAAPESQDICFVADNNYHRFLKEWEEKEGRGFIPGKIIKSNGDVVGEHQGIAFYTVGQRRGMGISHPTPLYVKKIDPAANTVIVGDDQELFSDTMTVSNINWVALDNPGQPFEGQIKIRYLHNPAAGSINPLENGTADVKFSQAQRAVTPGQSAVFYDGDVVLGGGLINSSKK; this is translated from the coding sequence ATGACCGGTAAAGTTTTAGTGGCAGTTTCGGGCGGGGTCGATTCATCGACCGCCATGATGCTTTTGAAAGAAGAGGGGTACGACGTTGTCGCCGCCCACATGAAGCTGTGGGATTATGGCGAAGTCGGCGGGGAGAGCCGCCGCGACGGCCGCTGCTGCAGCCTTGAATCGATAAACGACCTGCGGTCAATCTGCACGGCCCGAGGCATCCCCTTTTATGTTCTCAATTTTGTCGATCGTTTTCGGGAGATTGTGATTGGCAACTTTGTTTCCGAGTACCGGGCCGGGAGAACGCCCAACCCGTGCATCTTGTGCAACACGCATCTGAAATGGGAGGGGCTTCTTAATAAGGCGCTGCAACTGGGATGCGATTACATTGCCACGGGACATTATGCCCAGGTCGTGTTCGATAAAGAATATTCAAGATATGTCATTAAGCGGGGCGTCGATGATTCCCGCGACCAGTCATATGCGCTCTGGGGACTGACACAGGCGGCGCTGGCACGAACATTGTTCCCGCTGGGAAAGTACCGCAAGAGCGAAGTGCGAGAGATGGCGGCACGGCTGGACCTGAAAAACGCCGCGGCGCCCGAGTCACAGGATATATGTTTTGTCGCCGACAATAATTATCATCGGTTCCTGAAGGAGTGGGAGGAAAAGGAAGGGAGAGGTTTCATACCGGGAAAGATTATCAAGTCAAACGGCGATGTGGTCGGCGAACATCAGGGCATCGCTTTTTACACGGTCGGTCAGCGGCGCGGAATGGGCATCTCGCATCCGACCCCGCTGTATGTCAAAAAAATCGATCCGGCCGCCAATACGGTTATCGTGGGTGACGATCAGGAATTATTCTCGGATACAATGACGGTCTCAAATATCAACTGGGTCGCGCTGGATAACCCGGGTCAGCCGTTCGAGGGGCAAATCAAGATCAGATATCTGCATAATCCGGCGGCGGGGAGTATAAATCCTCTTGAAAACGGCACGGCGGATGTCAAGTTTTCTCAAGCTCAGCGGGCAGTCACGCCGGGGCAGTCGGCCGTTTTCTATGATGGTGATGTGGTGCTTGGCGGCGGGCTTATCAATAGTTCAAAAAAATAG
- the nifS gene encoding cysteine desulfurase NifS: protein MKQIYLDNNSTTPLDERVLEAMLPYLKDKYGNASSVHNFGREAKTAIEEAREKIAGLLGADPAEIYYTSGGTESDNLAVIGTAFYNEKKKKHVITSRIEHHAVLEAVKFLEKRGFGADYIDTDNAGIVSADELKEKMTEQTSIVSIMHANNEVGTIQDIPRLAEIAKSKGAVFHTDAVQSAGKIKVNVEDLNVDMLSMTAHKMYGPKGTGILYIRKGFKLTPLFYGGHHEKKRRPGTENVAGIVGFARALELAESRRENDHKKWTELAELLIDGVQSKISDVSLNGPRDERRIPSTVNLSFKAVEGESIILSLDMKGIAVSSGSACTSGSLEASHVLTAMNVPVDLAQSSIRFSMGRFTTRDDIEYTISVLPEIIERLRAMSPLYNQSKQ from the coding sequence TTGAAGCAAATATATCTCGATAACAACAGCACGACGCCCCTGGATGAACGAGTTCTGGAAGCGATGCTTCCATATCTCAAAGACAAATACGGCAATGCCAGTTCGGTTCATAATTTCGGGCGGGAGGCCAAAACCGCCATCGAAGAGGCGCGGGAGAAAATCGCCGGTCTTCTTGGCGCAGACCCGGCGGAAATCTATTACACTTCGGGCGGGACCGAATCCGATAATCTGGCGGTGATCGGCACGGCCTTTTATAATGAAAAGAAAAAGAAGCATGTCATCACCTCCCGAATCGAGCATCATGCGGTTCTAGAGGCGGTCAAGTTTCTGGAGAAGCGCGGATTCGGCGCCGATTATATCGACACCGACAATGCCGGCATCGTTTCGGCCGACGAATTGAAAGAAAAGATGACGGAGCAGACCTCGATAGTATCCATTATGCATGCCAACAATGAGGTCGGGACCATTCAGGATATCCCGAGACTGGCCGAGATCGCCAAATCGAAGGGGGCGGTATTTCACACCGATGCGGTGCAGTCAGCGGGCAAAATAAAAGTTAATGTCGAGGACCTGAATGTTGACATGTTATCGATGACAGCGCACAAGATGTACGGCCCGAAGGGTACCGGAATATTATACATCCGCAAGGGATTCAAACTGACGCCGCTGTTTTACGGCGGGCATCATGAGAAGAAACGCCGTCCGGGAACCGAAAATGTGGCCGGCATCGTCGGATTTGCCAGGGCCCTGGAACTGGCCGAAAGCCGCCGCGAGAATGACCATAAGAAATGGACGGAGCTGGCTGAGTTGCTGATTGACGGGGTGCAGTCAAAAATATCGGATGTATCCCTGAACGGCCCCAGAGATGAGAGAAGGATTCCATCGACGGTGAATCTGTCATTCAAGGCGGTCGAGGGGGAATCGATAATTCTTTCGCTGGATATGAAAGGGATCGCGGTTTCATCCGGTTCGGCCTGCACGTCCGGTTCACTGGAAGCATCGCATGTTCTGACGGCCATGAATGTCCCGGTCGATCTGGCCCAGAGTTCGATACGGTTCTCGATGGGTCGTTTTACCACCCGGGATGATATTGAATATACGATTTCGGTTTTGCCGGAGATTATCGAGAGGTTGCGAGCGATGTCTCCGCTTTACAACCAATCGAAGCAATAG
- a CDS encoding RNA polymerase subunit sigma-24 — MAKESEKQIDYDLMERIQGGDMVAFSTLVDRYKDRLMNIIVRMLHSTEEAEDIVQETFCRVYQHRESFDFRHCFSTWIYTIALNLARNELRKRKRFKFTDIFDMQGKEMEIAVEMEIPSNLPKAIETALENIPEKYRMAFVLRDMQELPYEEVAKIMNIPLGTVKSRVNRARAMLREKLRPRMEEYNALSKGTLLPVSLL; from the coding sequence ATGGCAAAAGAATCTGAAAAGCAGATAGATTACGACCTGATGGAAAGGATTCAGGGCGGGGACATGGTGGCGTTTAGCACGCTGGTGGATCGTTATAAGGATAGACTGATGAATATAATTGTAAGAATGCTGCACAGTACCGAAGAGGCGGAAGACATCGTTCAGGAGACCTTCTGCCGGGTATACCAGCATCGGGAATCCTTCGATTTTCGCCACTGTTTTTCGACCTGGATTTACACCATAGCTCTTAATCTGGCGCGAAACGAGCTGAGAAAAAGGAAACGGTTCAAATTTACGGATATTTTTGATATGCAGGGGAAGGAGATGGAGATTGCAGTGGAGATGGAGATTCCATCCAATTTACCCAAGGCAATCGAAACCGCCCTTGAGAATATACCTGAGAAATATCGGATGGCCTTTGTGTTAAGGGATATGCAGGAGCTTCCCTATGAGGAAGTGGCCAAAATTATGAATATCCCGCTCGGGACGGTTAAATCGCGAGTTAACCGTGCGAGAGCGATGCTTCGAGAGAAATTGAGACCTAGAATGGAGGAATACAATGCGTTGTCGAAAGGTACGCTCCTTCCTGTCAGCTTATTGTAA
- a CDS encoding metal-dependent hydrolase produces MKATFLGHSCVMATDGKNSIIIDPFLTGNPQANMKAENVKVGWVLVTHGHSDHLGDAVPIAKANDATIIAPNELAVYVSKQGAKAHNMHIGGAYNFPFGRVKLTIAHHGSGAGDGLEYTGNPCGFLITMGGKTMYHPGDTGLFYDMKLIGEMNKIDLAFLPIGDNFTMGVDDAVKAVEFLKPKKVVPIHYKTWEVIDTEPTEFAEKLKGSKTEVVIIKPGESVEA; encoded by the coding sequence CTGAAAGCTACATTTCTCGGTCATAGTTGTGTTATGGCCACGGATGGAAAAAATAGTATTATCATCGATCCTTTTCTGACCGGCAATCCCCAGGCAAATATGAAGGCCGAAAATGTAAAGGTCGGCTGGGTGCTGGTCACCCACGGCCACAGCGACCACCTCGGCGATGCCGTACCGATAGCCAAAGCCAACGACGCGACTATTATCGCCCCCAATGAACTGGCGGTTTATGTTTCCAAACAGGGCGCCAAAGCGCACAATATGCACATCGGCGGCGCCTACAATTTTCCGTTCGGAAGAGTCAAATTGACCATTGCACACCATGGATCAGGGGCCGGCGACGGCCTGGAATACACCGGAAACCCGTGCGGTTTCCTGATAACGATGGGCGGCAAGACGATGTATCACCCGGGCGACACGGGACTGTTTTACGATATGAAGCTGATCGGCGAAATGAATAAGATCGATCTGGCTTTTCTCCCGATCGGCGACAATTTCACCATGGGGGTCGATGACGCAGTCAAGGCGGTTGAATTTCTTAAGCCGAAAAAAGTGGTCCCGATTCACTATAAGACATGGGAAGTGATCGATACCGAGCCGACCGAGTTTGCCGAAAAGCTCAAAGGCTCAAAAACCGAGGTTGTTATTATTAAACCGGGTGAGTCGGTCGAAGCTTAA
- a CDS encoding transcription termination/antitermination protein NusA: MAYHIVEALALIAREKNIDLDTVISKVEESLLAAAKKRYPDAENLSFKLNRQSGEITMIAVKKVVDKVANNLTEISLTDAKDMDEDAELDDDMEVFLEVDEEFGRNAIATAKQVLIQKVREAERDKIYDEYITRVGQLVSGTVQQIDKGNLIINLGKAEAILPIKEQIPREKYRQGDRIRAFILDVQKSVAGPQVILSRVTNDLLRCLFELEVPEIFERVIEIRAIAREPGERSKVAVYSADERIDPVGACVGIKGVRVQSIVRELNNERIDIIPFSANPEVFVTRALAPAKVVQIDTFDNEQAMTVAVEDDKLSLAIGKAGQNARLASKLTGWKINIMSETDYNEMKKREAEEMVPVGNLEGIGTKIQEKLVDADINTVQQLAKANIVQLTRIEGIGQKTAENLIDGAKAFMKDIEAKRAEAKKQANEARKAEAEQEAADAKAAEQVDSEDKDEDTDQDGDTVIEEIKDN, translated from the coding sequence ATGGCCTATCACATAGTTGAAGCATTGGCACTGATTGCTCGCGAGAAGAATATTGATTTGGATACGGTTATATCCAAGGTCGAGGAATCGCTGCTGGCGGCGGCCAAGAAAAGATACCCCGATGCCGAGAATCTATCATTCAAGCTTAATCGCCAGTCAGGTGAAATAACCATGATAGCGGTAAAAAAGGTGGTTGACAAGGTCGCCAATAATTTGACGGAGATTTCGCTGACGGATGCCAAGGATATGGACGAAGATGCCGAACTGGACGACGATATGGAAGTTTTCCTGGAAGTGGATGAAGAATTCGGCCGAAATGCCATAGCTACGGCCAAGCAGGTCCTGATCCAGAAGGTTCGTGAGGCTGAAAGAGATAAAATTTACGACGAGTATATTACACGTGTCGGGCAGCTGGTTTCCGGGACGGTTCAGCAGATCGACAAGGGAAATCTGATAATAAACCTTGGCAAGGCCGAAGCAATTTTGCCCATCAAGGAACAGATTCCGCGCGAAAAGTATCGCCAGGGCGACCGTATTCGGGCCTTTATTCTGGATGTACAAAAATCTGTCGCCGGACCGCAGGTTATTTTATCGCGGGTTACCAATGATTTGTTACGCTGCCTGTTTGAACTGGAGGTTCCTGAAATTTTCGAGCGCGTTATCGAAATCAGGGCCATCGCCCGCGAACCCGGGGAGCGCTCCAAGGTAGCCGTTTACTCGGCCGATGAGCGAATCGATCCGGTCGGCGCCTGTGTCGGTATCAAGGGTGTCAGGGTTCAGTCCATTGTCAGGGAATTGAATAACGAACGTATCGACATTATACCTTTCAGTGCCAATCCTGAAGTATTTGTCACGCGTGCTCTGGCGCCGGCCAAGGTGGTCCAGATCGACACTTTCGATAATGAGCAGGCAATGACGGTGGCGGTCGAAGATGACAAATTATCGCTGGCCATCGGAAAGGCCGGCCAGAATGCACGTCTGGCATCCAAGCTGACCGGCTGGAAAATAAATATTATGTCCGAAACCGACTACAACGAGATGAAGAAGCGCGAAGCCGAGGAGATGGTTCCGGTCGGCAATCTGGAAGGAATCGGCACCAAAATACAGGAAAAGCTGGTTGATGCGGACATAAATACGGTGCAACAGTTGGCTAAGGCCAATATCGTTCAACTGACCAGAATCGAGGGTATCGGTCAGAAGACGGCCGAAAACCTGATCGATGGGGCCAAAGCCTTCATGAAGGATATTGAAGCCAAACGCGCGGAAGCGAAGAAGCAGGCCAATGAGGCCAGGAAAGCCGAGGCTGAACAAGAAGCTGCTGAC
- a CDS encoding proline--tRNA ligase codes for MRWTQTYIPTLREIPSDAELISHQFMLRGGFIRKLAAGVYIYLPLMQRVIEKFSKIVREEMNKAGAIEITMPVLHPAEVWLDSGRYNTVGKEQMRLKDRHEHEMVLGGTHEEVVTTLLRGELKSYRQLPINLYQIQVKFRDEIRPRFGLMRGREFIMKDAYTFDTDEESFMVAYQKMVDAYFAIFKRAGLDTKKVESDTGAMGGKAAHEFMLIVDTDGGEETILFCDKCEYAANVEKAAFREANPVKPDKDMLKTEEVDTPNSSTIEEVTAFLKVDAKRLVKTLIYLADDKPVAALIRGDRELNLIKLKNQLGAVELEIAPAAVVENVTKCPVGYAGPLGLMKEVPIIVDNEVTRLKNFIVGANKKETHILNVNLGRDFKATATADIINAVEGELCPLCEGHLTARKGIEVGNTFMLGTKYSESMGARFSDADGNEKPFIMGSYGIGITRTPQAAVERYHDEKGIIWPKNIAPYLVEIIPLNYEKEDHKEAAEQIYAELVNSNIDCLLDDRPERAGVKFNDADLVGIPLRIIIGDRALKQGKVELKSRGSDEVIMADLKDVLSAVREYLERIN; via the coding sequence ATGCGCTGGACGCAAACATATATACCGACTTTAAGAGAGATTCCATCGGACGCGGAATTGATCTCGCATCAGTTTATGCTGCGAGGGGGCTTTATCCGTAAGCTGGCCGCTGGAGTTTACATATATCTTCCACTGATGCAACGAGTTATAGAAAAATTCTCGAAAATCGTGCGGGAAGAAATGAACAAGGCGGGCGCCATCGAAATAACGATGCCGGTTTTGCACCCGGCCGAAGTCTGGCTGGATTCCGGTCGTTATAATACGGTCGGCAAGGAGCAGATGCGGCTCAAGGACCGCCACGAGCATGAGATGGTGCTTGGCGGGACCCATGAAGAGGTCGTAACGACGCTTCTGCGCGGAGAACTGAAAAGCTACCGGCAACTGCCCATTAATCTATATCAGATACAGGTCAAGTTTCGTGATGAGATCCGGCCGCGGTTCGGGCTGATGCGCGGGCGCGAATTTATTATGAAGGACGCCTATACTTTTGACACCGATGAAGAGTCGTTTATGGTGGCGTACCAGAAAATGGTCGATGCTTATTTTGCAATTTTCAAGCGGGCCGGCCTGGATACCAAGAAAGTCGAGTCCGACACCGGCGCCATGGGCGGCAAAGCGGCGCATGAGTTTATGCTGATTGTCGATACCGATGGGGGCGAGGAAACGATTCTTTTCTGCGACAAATGCGAGTATGCCGCCAATGTCGAAAAAGCGGCTTTCCGCGAGGCTAATCCGGTCAAACCGGATAAGGATATGCTTAAGACAGAGGAAGTCGATACGCCGAATTCCTCGACGATCGAGGAAGTGACCGCTTTTCTTAAGGTTGATGCCAAAAGACTGGTCAAAACGCTTATCTATCTGGCCGACGACAAGCCGGTGGCGGCGCTGATTCGCGGCGACCGCGAGCTTAATCTGATCAAACTGAAAAACCAGTTGGGCGCGGTAGAACTGGAAATCGCCCCGGCGGCGGTGGTTGAAAATGTAACCAAATGCCCGGTCGGTTATGCCGGCCCGTTAGGCCTGATGAAAGAGGTTCCGATTATTGTGGACAATGAAGTCACCAGATTGAAGAATTTCATTGTCGGCGCCAATAAAAAAGAGACGCATATTTTGAATGTCAACCTGGGGCGGGATTTCAAGGCCACGGCAACGGCCGACATAATCAACGCTGTCGAGGGCGAGCTATGTCCTCTCTGCGAGGGGCATCTGACGGCCCGTAAGGGTATCGAGGTGGGAAACACCTTTATGCTGGGAACCAAGTATTCCGAGTCGATGGGCGCCCGGTTCAGCGACGCCGACGGCAATGAAAAGCCGTTTATTATGGGCTCCTATGGCATTGGAATAACCCGAACGCCGCAGGCGGCGGTAGAGCGCTACCATGATGAAAAAGGCATAATCTGGCCGAAAAATATAGCGCCGTATCTGGTTGAAATTATCCCGTTAAACTATGAGAAGGAAGATCATAAGGAAGCGGCGGAACAAATTTATGCTGAACTGGTTAATAGTAATATCGACTGCTTGCTGGACGACAGGCCGGAACGAGCTGGTGTCAAATTCAACGATGCCGATCTGGTTGGAATTCCACTGAGAATAATTATCGGAGACCGGGCCCTGAAGCAGGGGAAGGTTGAGTTAAAGAGCCGCGGCAGCGATGAGGTTATAATGGCCGATTTGAAAGATGTTTTGTCGGCCGTAAGGGAATACTTGGAGCGTATAAACTAG
- a CDS encoding serine O-acetyltransferase, translating into MIFKTILEDIRAIYRNDPAAKNIEFLLYPGFHAIFVHRFVHPLYKLGIPFIPRLISQISRMFSGVEIHPGARIGKGFFIDHGAGIVIGETAEIGENCVIFHNVTLGGTGHHSGKRHPTIGNNVLIGTGAIILGPLTIGNNVRIGANTFLYMVDIPDNCTVVGTPGHITRMNDQAVSIKPKRTRYPVEEVI; encoded by the coding sequence ATGATTTTTAAGACTATATTGGAAGATATCAGGGCGATTTATCGCAATGACCCGGCGGCAAAAAACATCGAGTTTTTGCTGTATCCGGGGTTTCATGCCATATTCGTGCATCGCTTTGTTCATCCATTATATAAACTGGGCATACCCTTTATCCCGCGGTTGATATCACAGATTTCAAGGATGTTTTCCGGTGTGGAGATTCATCCGGGCGCCCGGATCGGCAAGGGATTCTTTATCGATCACGGGGCCGGAATCGTTATCGGTGAAACCGCCGAAATCGGCGAGAACTGCGTCATCTTTCACAATGTTACGCTCGGCGGAACGGGGCATCATTCCGGTAAAAGGCATCCGACTATCGGCAATAATGTGCTGATCGGTACCGGGGCGATTATACTGGGGCCGTTGACAATCGGGAATAATGTCCGAATCGGCGCCAATACGTTTCTGTACATGGTTGATATCCCAGATAACTGCACGGTGGTTGGGACACCGGGGCATATTACCCGGATGAACGATCAGGCGGTGAGTATCAAGCCAAAGCGAACGCGCTATCCGGTTGAAGAAGTAATATAG